From a single Gadus morhua chromosome 3, gadMor3.0, whole genome shotgun sequence genomic region:
- the LOC115540718 gene encoding interleukin-8-like, with the protein MRNSSSKIPISSLLVLLALLTITEGISLRGLGMELRCRCIQKERRLIRHYIEKVEIIPANSHCEKSEIIATLKKTGQEVCLDNEAPWVKKVIKRMMSSKRL; encoded by the exons ATGAGGAATTCAAGCAGCAAAATCCCCATCAGCTCACTACTGGTTCTCCTAGCCTTGTTGACCATTACTGAAG GAATAAGTCTGAGGGGGTTGGGGATGGAACTGCGCTGCCGCTGCATCCAGAAAGAGAGACGTTTGATTCGTCATTACATCGAGAAAGTTGAGATCATTCCGGCCAATTCTCACTGTGAAAAATCTGAGATCAT TGCCACTCTGAAAAAGACGGGTCAAGAGGTCTGTCTGGATAATGAAGCTCCATGGGTCAAGAAAGTTATTAAGAGGATGATGTCAAG CAAAAGGCTTtga